A window from Hoeflea sp. IMCC20628 encodes these proteins:
- a CDS encoding GGDEF domain-containing phosphodiesterase: MSIPLASLALELFLFGLLSTLVGTAAYFVRSIPLRKLDQVVCELEAAKNILEQRSGQLNEAQHLGRIGDWAYNFGEEDLWWADEIFNLLGYDRAAFQLTRDKVMELYADDDASRLLELQAEVVRYGVVKSLDVRVRRGDGAFGHFAVTTKLKTDSMGHKTGVYGTIQDITDRKLASEQLEKLAFHDPLTGLANRTLFHRRVDDALGRCARTGEIGALLLLDLDRFKDVNDTLGHAVGDALLVKVAHLLARTLGNAHFVSRLGGDEFAVLLEGITDREESEAIASEIVRVISGMTVLDRIEVTVGTSIGIAMLLNHGRTSDELLRSADLALYRAKEEGRGRYRVFEASMDEAVQEKVALSLDLRNALANDEGLSVHYQPQVDLSTGRVIGYEALIRWDHPVRGNVPPDVFIPIAESSHLICDVGYWVMRQAALQAKQWLEAGVPTPTIAVNVSPAQIWNSDLVSDVSRVLTETGLPPHLLCLELTESLLMDQNESRVRNVLKSLKEFGVTLALDDFGTGYSSLGYLTQLPFDKLKIDRIFIDGVNNSRRSTELLSGIIALGRGLGMTTIAEGAETQEEIKILQELGCDQVQGFFFARPTPADEALAFALRMDADALASQAPQLARAAAG; the protein is encoded by the coding sequence GTGTCAATTCCGCTTGCGTCATTGGCGCTAGAACTTTTCCTGTTCGGCCTGCTTTCCACTCTGGTTGGCACAGCGGCCTATTTTGTCCGGTCCATACCGCTTCGCAAGCTGGACCAAGTTGTCTGCGAACTTGAAGCCGCCAAAAACATCCTTGAACAGCGTTCGGGGCAATTGAACGAGGCACAGCATCTGGGAAGAATAGGAGACTGGGCCTACAATTTCGGCGAGGAAGACCTCTGGTGGGCAGATGAGATCTTCAATCTGCTCGGCTATGATCGGGCTGCCTTTCAGTTGACGCGCGACAAGGTCATGGAGCTTTATGCAGACGACGATGCGAGCCGGCTACTGGAACTGCAAGCAGAAGTCGTGCGCTACGGAGTTGTCAAAAGTCTCGACGTCAGGGTCCGGCGTGGCGATGGGGCATTCGGACACTTCGCTGTCACCACCAAGCTCAAGACCGACAGCATGGGCCATAAAACGGGTGTCTACGGCACCATCCAGGACATAACCGACCGCAAACTCGCTTCCGAGCAACTGGAAAAACTGGCGTTTCACGACCCGCTGACGGGGCTGGCAAACAGAACCTTGTTTCACAGGCGGGTTGATGATGCTCTGGGGCGATGCGCGCGAACCGGGGAAATCGGTGCGCTGCTATTGCTCGATCTGGACCGCTTCAAGGACGTCAATGATACACTTGGCCATGCGGTTGGTGACGCGCTTCTCGTCAAGGTGGCACATCTGCTTGCCCGAACATTGGGGAATGCGCATTTTGTGTCCCGCCTTGGCGGTGACGAATTCGCGGTTCTCCTCGAAGGGATAACCGATCGGGAAGAGAGCGAAGCCATTGCCAGCGAAATCGTCAGGGTGATCTCCGGCATGACGGTCCTCGATCGCATCGAAGTGACAGTCGGCACAAGCATCGGCATCGCCATGCTTCTCAATCACGGCAGGACGTCAGACGAACTCTTGCGTAGCGCAGACCTCGCGCTTTACCGCGCCAAGGAAGAAGGTCGTGGACGGTACAGGGTTTTCGAGGCCAGCATGGACGAAGCCGTGCAAGAGAAGGTGGCGTTGTCACTGGACCTTCGCAATGCGCTGGCCAATGACGAAGGCCTTTCGGTTCATTATCAGCCGCAGGTTGATCTTTCGACCGGCCGGGTCATCGGATACGAGGCACTGATCCGCTGGGATCACCCCGTCCGTGGAAATGTCCCGCCTGACGTGTTCATTCCCATTGCGGAAAGCTCCCATCTCATATGCGACGTGGGCTATTGGGTCATGAGGCAGGCTGCCCTCCAGGCAAAGCAGTGGCTGGAGGCCGGCGTTCCGACACCGACGATTGCCGTCAATGTGTCTCCCGCGCAGATATGGAATTCCGATCTTGTCAGCGATGTCAGCCGCGTTCTGACCGAGACCGGCCTTCCACCACATTTGCTATGCCTGGAACTGACCGAAAGCCTGTTGATGGACCAGAACGAAAGTCGTGTGCGCAATGTCCTGAAGAGCTTGAAAGAATTCGGCGTGACCCTCGCACTCGACGATTTCGGCACCGGCTATTCTTCGTTGGGATACCTCACCCAGCTTCCATTCGACAAACTGAAGATCGACCGCATTTTCATCGACGGCGTCAACAATTCGCGACGCTCGACTGAATTGCTGAGCGGCATCATCGCGCTTGGCCGCGGGTTGGGAATGACCACTATCGCTGAAGGCGCAGAAACGCAGGAGGAGATAAAGATCCTGCAAGAGCTCGGATGTGACCAGGTCCAAGGCTTCTTCTTTGCCAGACCTACACCCGCGGATGAGGCACTGGCCTTCGCCCTTAGAATGGATGCCGATGCACTGGCATCACAAGCGCCGCAGCTTGCCAGAGCTGCGGCGGGTTGA
- a CDS encoding substrate-binding domain-containing protein — protein sequence MTNPFLRASSSCLMATLTVCFAVLPVSAAETLRLGGTGSATVLVERLAAAFEASESGLKVQVIPGLGSSGGIAAAQDGALDIAVSARPLKPAETGLVEVVAVITPYGLVSSNSKPGDIANADVAAFFASTTSIWPDGSPVRIILRPKSESDTALLGQTFPEMAAAIDQVRTRIDVPLAATDQDNLEMAKAIDGSLVGTSLAQMVTEQHQSELHFLTIDGVQPTLENLENGTYPYFKPFRFVHAENPEPQVERFLAFVGSSEGKSLLREAGSLPAAQ from the coding sequence ATGACCAACCCTTTTCTTCGAGCCTCATCCTCCTGCCTGATGGCAACATTGACTGTTTGCTTCGCTGTGTTGCCTGTTTCCGCAGCAGAGACGCTGCGCCTCGGTGGAACCGGCTCAGCGACAGTGTTGGTGGAACGGCTCGCCGCGGCATTCGAAGCCAGTGAATCCGGTCTGAAGGTTCAGGTCATTCCAGGTCTCGGCAGTTCCGGTGGAATTGCTGCAGCCCAGGACGGCGCCCTCGACATTGCAGTCTCCGCGCGCCCCTTAAAGCCGGCGGAGACCGGACTGGTCGAAGTCGTTGCCGTGATCACACCCTACGGACTTGTCAGCTCGAATTCCAAGCCCGGCGATATAGCAAATGCCGACGTCGCCGCCTTCTTCGCTTCGACCACCTCTATTTGGCCAGACGGATCGCCGGTCCGGATCATACTTCGGCCCAAAAGCGAGAGTGACACCGCGCTCCTTGGCCAGACATTTCCGGAAATGGCCGCCGCCATCGATCAGGTGCGAACACGCATCGACGTTCCCCTGGCCGCGACAGATCAGGACAATCTCGAAATGGCGAAAGCCATTGACGGGTCACTCGTAGGCACGAGCCTGGCGCAGATGGTGACAGAACAGCATCAATCGGAATTGCACTTTCTGACAATCGACGGCGTGCAGCCGACGCTCGAAAACCTGGAGAATGGAACATACCCATATTTCAAGCCATTTCGATTTGTCCATGCAGAAAACCCCGAACCGCAGGTTGAGCGGTTTCTGGCATTTGTCGGCTCCAGCGAAGGCAAGAGCCTGTTGCGTGAGGCAGGCAGCCTCCCGGCGGCCCAGTGA
- a CDS encoding heme-binding protein, whose amino-acid sequence MQTAQSIIAFALEWRKKQDMKPLTVAVLDSGGFLVALAREDGMSTLRPEIAQGKARGAVAMGMGSRAIFERAQLQPFFIQSMNSLAAGSLVPVPGGVLIKFKGTLLGAVGITGDSSDNDEACAIAAIQAAGFEADGG is encoded by the coding sequence TTGCAGACCGCACAGTCCATTATCGCGTTTGCGCTGGAATGGCGCAAGAAACAGGACATGAAGCCGCTGACAGTCGCGGTTCTCGACAGTGGCGGCTTCCTTGTTGCTCTGGCACGTGAGGACGGCATGAGCACTCTGCGTCCCGAAATAGCGCAGGGAAAAGCTCGCGGAGCGGTTGCCATGGGAATGGGCTCACGCGCAATATTTGAGCGCGCCCAATTGCAACCGTTTTTCATACAGTCGATGAACAGCCTGGCGGCAGGATCACTCGTCCCGGTACCGGGTGGTGTGCTGATAAAATTCAAAGGCACCCTGCTGGGTGCGGTGGGCATTACAGGTGACTCGTCAGACAATGACGAAGCCTGCGCAATCGCAGCCATTCAAGCGGCTGGATTTGAAGCTGATGGTGGCTGA
- a CDS encoding CoA transferase, with product MTASFGPLAGMKVIELAHIMAGPVCGLMLADMGADVIKVEKPTGDDSRRFVPPEIEGQSAAYMMMNRNKRGIALNLKDPAALEVLHKLLLDADVVIENYRLGTMERLGLGYDVLSKLNPRLIYCEISGFGRTGPYAARGGFDLIAQGMSGLMSITGEGPDRPPVKVAAPISDVNAGILAAMGISAAYANMLKTGRGQKVDTSLFEAAIVQTYWQSAIAFATGENPKPLGSAHPLNAPYQSFETSDGWINVGAANQSNWLRFLNVISAPELDADPRFSSNLQRMKNLPELVRILDGFLKQDTTANWLSKMEEAKLPAGPVLDILEMHQDPQALAREMIVEVDHPKAGQVKTLGHPVKFSETPARITQAAPVLGQHTREVLVEMGYETADIESLIRSEAVIAA from the coding sequence AGACATGGGCGCGGATGTGATCAAGGTGGAAAAGCCGACCGGTGATGACAGTCGCAGGTTTGTGCCGCCGGAAATCGAAGGCCAATCCGCTGCCTACATGATGATGAACCGCAACAAGCGCGGCATTGCGCTCAATCTCAAGGACCCCGCGGCGCTCGAGGTCTTGCACAAGCTGCTGCTGGATGCAGACGTCGTGATCGAAAATTACAGGCTGGGCACAATGGAGCGGCTGGGGCTTGGCTATGATGTGCTTTCAAAGCTCAACCCGCGCCTGATCTATTGCGAGATTTCAGGCTTTGGCCGCACCGGTCCCTATGCGGCCCGCGGCGGGTTTGACCTGATCGCTCAAGGCATGTCCGGGCTGATGTCAATCACTGGAGAAGGGCCTGACCGTCCGCCGGTGAAGGTTGCTGCTCCGATTTCCGATGTCAATGCAGGTATATTGGCCGCAATGGGGATTTCTGCGGCCTATGCAAACATGCTCAAGACCGGGCGTGGGCAAAAGGTTGACACCTCGCTTTTCGAGGCGGCGATTGTCCAGACTTACTGGCAATCAGCCATAGCCTTCGCAACGGGCGAAAATCCCAAGCCGCTCGGTTCGGCTCATCCTTTGAACGCGCCTTATCAGTCTTTTGAGACAAGCGACGGATGGATAAATGTGGGCGCCGCCAATCAGAGCAACTGGCTGAGGTTTCTCAATGTGATCTCTGCGCCTGAACTCGATGCCGATCCCCGATTTTCCTCAAACCTGCAGCGCATGAAGAACTTGCCTGAGTTGGTTCGAATTCTTGACGGGTTTCTCAAACAAGACACCACTGCGAATTGGCTCTCCAAGATGGAAGAGGCCAAATTGCCGGCCGGACCGGTTCTGGATATTCTCGAAATGCATCAGGATCCACAGGCTCTGGCCCGCGAGATGATTGTTGAGGTTGATCATCCGAAGGCAGGACAGGTCAAAACGCTGGGACACCCGGTGAAATTCAGTGAAACCCCGGCCAGGATCACTCAGGCGGCTCCGGTTTTGGGGCAGCACACCAGAGAGGTTCTGGTTGAAATGGGCTATGAAACGGCAGACATAGAGTCGTTGATCCGCAGTGAGGCTGTCATCGCAGCCTGA